The following coding sequences are from one Salvia hispanica cultivar TCC Black 2014 chromosome 3, UniMelb_Shisp_WGS_1.0, whole genome shotgun sequence window:
- the LOC125214497 gene encoding putative late blight resistance protein homolog R1B-14 — translation MGGIGKTTLARAVFDDDQVVNHFPVRVWITVSQNYQIETVYEELLLSLENQIEKGLVNDCDTTEHKLRQILMNNKYLIVLDDLWSKKTMEDISKVFPKEEKSDGSWILITTRNDNLIFYSHNAHKMGLMDEHVSWSLLKQKVFGSKDCPSESEKIGKDIAKGCKGMPLAIVVVARILSPRDQTQSSWEEVAQNIRSLIVEDAQFQSTMSLSYAELSHPLRSCFLYMCGFHDDYELRVSVLAKLWMAEGFATTQYNAEQYVKEIVSKNLASTTAIKSNGGIKSCIVHDLVRDVFKIKALDENYERRISISHLDLREVARVYASTLRTIISFHRNESSLRGLRKFKLLRVLDVVDTDAYALPTSVFDLFHLRYLAFGCAMEVPSAISKLQNLRSLIIRPNKRSRKYIYSRDEVYLPLEIWMLPLLTHLVSFFDLLAHPEETTSPALKMLLTLSVVKKLICKEEMMKLICNVKKLAITYFGDRYQQDYQLHNLVLLSQLEKLTLVVKKGSLLQGKAKP, via the coding sequence ATGGGTGGTATTGGAAAGACAACTCTTGCCAGAGCTGTTTTTGATGATGACCAAGTTGTCAACCACTTTCCTGTTCGTGTCTGGATCACTGTGTCCCAGAACTATCAAATTGAAACTGTCTATGAAGAGCTCTTACTCTccttggagaatcaaatcgaaAAAGGACTTGTGAATGATTGTGACACAACGGAACACAAGTTACGCCAAATCTTGATGAACAACAAGTACCTGATTGTGCTGGATGATCTATGGAGTAAAAAAACTATGGAAGACATAAGCAAGGTATTTCCCAAAGAAGAAAAGAGTGATGGGAGTTGGATTTTGATAACCACAAGGAATGAcaatttgattttctattcCCATAATGCTCACAAGATGGGTCTCATGGATGAGCATGTAAGTTGGTCTCTTTTGAAGCAAAAGGTGTTTGGTAGCAAAGATTGTCCATCTGAGTCGGAGAAGATCGGAAAGGATATTGCCAAAGGTTGCAAGGGGATGCCCCTTGCAATTGTTGTAGTTGCTCGTATATTGTCTCCACGAGACCAGACTCAATCCTCGTGGGAGGAAGTTGCACAAAACATACGTTCACTTATCGTGGAAGACGCACAGTTTCAATCTACAATGTCTTTGAGTTATGCCGAATTGTCTCATCCTTTGAGGTCTTGTTTCTTATACATGTGTGGCTTCCATGATGATTATGAACTTCGAGTCTCCGTGCTTGCTAAGTTATGGATGGCTGAAGGATTTGCTACTACTCAATATAACGCTGAACAATATGTGAAGGAAATCGTGAGCAAAAATTTGGCTTCCACCACAGCCATCAAGTCCAATGGTGGAATCAAAAGTTGCATTGTCCATGATTTGGTACGTGACGTGTTCAAAATAAAGGCTCTAGATGAGAATTATGAGCGGCGGATCAGTATTTCTCATCTTGATCTGAGGGAGGTTGCAAGAGTGTATGCCTCAACCCTGCGTACCATTATAAGCTTCCATCGTAATGAAAGCTCATTACGCGGTCTGCGCAAGTTCAAATTGCTAAGGGTGTTGGATGTGGTTGATACAGATGCATATGCACTCCCTACTTCTGTGTTCGACCTCTTCCACTTGAGGTACCTTGCTTTCGGATGTGCAATGGAGGTTCCATCAGCCATATCCAAATTGCAGAATCTTCGGTCGTTGATCATCCGTCCCAACAAGAGATCAAGGAAATACATATACTCAAGGGATGAGGTATATCTACCATTAGAGATCTGGATGCTGCCACTTTTGACGCATCTTGTCTCCTTCTTCGATCTCTTGGCACATCCAGAAGAAACAACTTCTCCTGCTCTGAAGATGCTGCTTACACTGTCTGTTGTGAAAAAGCTGATATGCAAAGAAGAGATGATGAAATTGATATGCAATGTGAAAAAGCTGGCAATCACATATTTTGGAGACAGATATCAACAAGACTATCAGCTCCACAATCTTGTGCTTTTGTCTCAGCTTGAGAAACTGACACTAGTTGTGAAGAAAGGTTCTCTTCTTCAGGGAAAAGCTAAGCCTTGA